The genome window TAAAATTAACGGACAAGAATACCCCATTGTAGGTTTGGAACCTAAGGATTACTTGTTAAAAGTCGGAAACTATGTGGACGAAAAAATGGAAGAAGTGCGGGGGGCTAATCAGCGCTTAAGTACATCCATGATTGCAGTACTAACGAGTATTAATATGGCGGATGAACTTTTAAAACTGGAAGAGAAGTTAGAGAAGGAGCAAGGAAAGTACGAAGAACCTCTTCGCAAGTTCGAAGAGATGAAAAACAAATGTGAAAACCTGGAATCAGCCCTTAGTCGCCTTGAAGAACAGAATCAAGAACTCAAACGGACCAATGGTAACCTGGAAAAATTTAAAGAAAAATATGAAACTGAAACGCTGGAATTAAAACAAGAAGTAAAAAACCAAGAAGAAGAAAACAAAAAAGCTGAAGACATTATTAACGAGTTGCAAAACAAACTGTTTGAAAATCAAATTAAGTTGGTTCAAGCTAGAAAACAATTGGAAAAACATCAGAAAGATTCTTAAAAACCCCTGGATTTACAATATACGCATGAGGGGTAGATCCTCATGTGTATTTTGTAAATCTATGTTTG of Isachenkonia alkalipeptolytica contains these proteins:
- the zapA gene encoding cell division protein ZapA, coding for MDKKNKVLIKINGQEYPIVGLEPKDYLLKVGNYVDEKMEEVRGANQRLSTSMIAVLTSINMADELLKLEEKLEKEQGKYEEPLRKFEEMKNKCENLESALSRLEEQNQELKRTNGNLEKFKEKYETETLELKQEVKNQEEENKKAEDIINELQNKLFENQIKLVQARKQLEKHQKDS